One segment of Nocardioides sp. QY071 DNA contains the following:
- a CDS encoding aminotransferase class III-fold pyridoxal phosphate-dependent enzyme — MALESSRLAFERTRRSVGGGVGSGLRASMRPHPLFVREARGAHVWDLDGDRYVDYVMAWGPLVLGHGDPRVVEAVRDVADRMQVVGTGHELEYLAAEAVLDAVPHGERLLWSNTGTEAVQVALRLARAATGRRRVLKFARSYHGWHDSVYAGLDEADSDRPAAVVSKGQSPSALDDLVVARFNDVAMAERILAEAVERDIAAVLVDPILSNGGVEAPGPDFLPTLRTLCDRHGVVLVFDEVIAGFRVARGGSAERFGVTPDLSVFGKAMAGGLTQSAVVGRAGLIDQVTSGVVHAGTFNANPLALAAVEATMRALDEPGLYEALERVAADFEVKVGAVLAAQPGRGSLNRVGSLLQYVPEGGGTGLHGTGGHWDAILDGMLRRGFLFMPSGKVFLSTAHTASDVEATAEALDKVLCEL, encoded by the coding sequence ATGGCACTGGAGAGCTCGCGTCTCGCCTTCGAGCGCACCCGGCGCAGCGTCGGAGGGGGAGTGGGGTCCGGCCTGCGTGCCTCGATGCGGCCGCATCCCCTCTTCGTGCGGGAGGCCCGGGGTGCCCATGTGTGGGACCTGGATGGGGACCGCTACGTCGACTACGTCATGGCGTGGGGGCCGCTCGTGCTCGGCCACGGAGATCCGCGCGTCGTCGAGGCGGTGCGTGATGTCGCAGACCGGATGCAGGTCGTCGGCACCGGCCACGAGCTCGAGTACCTCGCCGCTGAGGCGGTCCTCGACGCCGTACCCCATGGCGAGCGGCTGCTGTGGAGCAACACCGGGACCGAGGCCGTCCAGGTCGCGCTGCGCCTGGCCCGGGCGGCGACCGGTCGCCGACGGGTGCTGAAGTTCGCCCGGAGCTACCACGGTTGGCACGACTCGGTGTACGCCGGGCTCGACGAGGCCGACAGCGACCGGCCGGCCGCGGTGGTGAGCAAGGGACAGTCGCCGAGCGCCTTGGACGATCTCGTGGTGGCGCGGTTCAACGACGTCGCGATGGCCGAGCGGATCCTCGCCGAAGCGGTGGAGCGGGACATCGCGGCGGTGCTCGTGGACCCGATCCTGAGCAATGGCGGTGTCGAGGCGCCCGGCCCCGACTTCCTGCCCACGCTGCGCACGCTGTGCGACCGGCACGGGGTCGTCCTGGTCTTCGACGAGGTGATCGCGGGCTTCCGGGTCGCCCGCGGCGGCTCCGCCGAGCGGTTCGGGGTGACGCCCGACCTGTCCGTCTTCGGCAAGGCGATGGCCGGCGGGCTCACGCAGAGCGCGGTGGTCGGCCGCGCCGGCCTCATCGACCAGGTGACCTCCGGGGTGGTCCACGCCGGAACCTTCAACGCCAATCCGCTGGCCCTGGCGGCCGTCGAGGCGACCATGCGCGCGCTGGACGAGCCCGGCCTCTACGAGGCGCTCGAGCGCGTCGCCGCCGACTTCGAGGTCAAGGTCGGAGCGGTCCTCGCCGCCCAGCCGGGCCGCGGCAGCCTGAACCGGGTCGGCTCTCTCCTGCAGTACGTGCCCGAAGGCGGGGGCACCGGCCTCCACGGGACCGGTGGCCACTGGGACGCGATCCTCGACGGGATGCTGCGTCGCGGCTTCCTGTTCATGCCGTCGGGCAAGGTCTTCCTCTCCACCGCCCACACCGCTTCCGACGTCGAGGCGACCGCCGAGGCGCTCGACAAGGTCCTCTGCGAGCTGTGA